The following proteins come from a genomic window of Lycium ferocissimum isolate CSIRO_LF1 chromosome 4, AGI_CSIRO_Lferr_CH_V1, whole genome shotgun sequence:
- the LOC132053042 gene encoding large ribosomal subunit protein uL14-like gives MSKRGRGGSAGNKFRMSLGLPVAATVNCADNTGAKNLYIISVKGIKGRLNRLPSACVGDMVMATVKKGKPELRKKVMPAVIVRQRKPWRRKDGVFMYFEDNAGVIVNPKGEMKGSAITGPIGKECADLWPRIASAANAIV, from the exons ATGTCGAAGAGAG gTCGCGGAGGTTCCGCGGGGAACAAATTCAGGATGTCGTTGGGTTTACCGGTGGCAGCCACTGTTAACTGTGCCGACAACACCGGAGCAAAGAACTTGTACATCATTTCAGTGAAAGGTATCAAAGGAAGGCTTAACAGGTTGCCATCAGCTTGTGTGGGTGACATGGTTATGGCTACAGTGAAGAAGGGTAAGCCTGAACTCAGGAAAAAGGTTATGCCAGCTGTCATTGTTCGTCAACGCAAGCCGTGGCGCCGAAAGGATGGTGTCTTCATGTACTTCGAAG ATAATGCTGGTGTAATTGTGAATCCCAAGGGAGAAATGAAAG GATCTGCAATCACAGGGCCAATTGGGAAAGAGTGTGCTGATCTGTGGCCAAGAATTGCAAGTGCTGCCAATGCTATCGTGTAG